The following coding sequences are from one Bufo bufo chromosome 2, aBufBuf1.1, whole genome shotgun sequence window:
- the CXCL13 gene encoding C-X-C motif chemokine 13 — protein MRSNFVLLWVLISLHCFFTTYGIWESRFVRRRCKCLKTTNNAIPREQFQHVKVLHETQNCRKKEIIIFLKNSNIVCVNPKAEWVKVEILNEKVK, from the exons ATGAGAAGCAACTTTGTTTTGCTGTGGGTCCTTATATCTCTGCATTGCTTCTTTACCACATacg GCATTTGGGAAAGCAGATTTGTTAGAAGAAGGTGCAAATgtttaaaaacaaccaataatgcCATTCCACGTGAACAGTTTCAACATGTTAAAGTTTTGCATGAAACACAAAATTgcagaaaaaaagaaatcat CATTTTTCTAAAGAACAGTAATATTGTGTGTGTGAATCCAAAAGCTGAATGGGTTAAAGTGGAGATATTAAATGAAAAG GTAAAATAA